CACGCGAACGGGTTGCGCGCCGCGACGGCCGAGAACGCGGCGTACAGGCGCGCGAGCTCGGCGCGATGCGCCGCGACGTCCTGCCCGAGCGCGCGCCGCAGCGCGTTCTCCATCACTGCGTACTGCTTCACCGGCATCGCGATGTCGAGCGCGAGCTCGAGCGGGTGGAGGATGTCGGCGTGCGGGCGCAGCACGCGGTCGGCCTCGCCCTCGCACGGCGTGTCGTCGACCGCGACGCCCTCGATCTGCGCGCGCAGCGCGCGGAACTTCGCCTCGGCGCCGACGACGAGCACGACCTCGGCCTCGCCGCTCGCGATGCGCTCCGCGGCCTCGGCCACGAGCGTCGTCTGCAGCACGCCGATCTCGGCGACGATCGTCGTCGCCTTCGGGCAGCCGAAGCGCAGGGCGAGCGCGCGGCACGGATCGCCGTAGCGCCAGAAGCCGCGCGGGGCGGCGATCGCGCCGGCCTCGCGCAGCAGGCCGGGGGCGCCGGCGTCGGCGGCGGCGGCCTCGAGCGCCGCCTGCATCAGGTCGAGCGCCTCGCGCGCGCGGCGCGGGTCGCGCTCTCGCGACACGATCTCGCCGACGCCGACGAGGACGGGCGTGCGCTTCGGGTCGCTCGGGGGCGGGGTCGACACGGTTCCTCCGGCGGCGCAGCGCGCCTCGACCGCGCGCCGGGGCGCCGGGGCGCGCGGGACGGTTCGTATACCACGGAGACGGCGCGCGGCGGGCGCGTCCCGCGCGGCGGCGCCCGCGCGCGACGGCCGTCCGCGCGCGTCGCGCGGCGCCCGGCTTTCCCCGGCACCTCCGGCTTCCGCTCCGGCTCCCGAATTGGGGTTTAGCCCGAGCGCGCCGGGCCCGATAGCCGCCGCGTGCACCCCGCCGCGGCATTCGACGACCCGTCCGCACCGCTGCGCGTCTCGCTCCACGGGGCCGGGCCGCGCGCGCTGCGCGTGCGGGCGGCGCTCGAGCGCCACGGCCTCGAGGTCGCGGCGGGCGGCGACGCCGCCGGGAAGTCGCGCGCACACGTCGTCGTCGCCGAGATCGCGGGCGACGAGGAGGCCTGCGCGGCCGCCGAGCTCGTCGCCGCCGCGCACCCCGGCGCGCCCACGCTGCTCGTTCCCACCGAGGACGCCGAGCCCGTCGCGGGCGGGCGCGGCTACGACGTCGTCGCGCCGCTCGTCGACGTCGTGGCGCTCTTCCTCCTGGCCGCGTGCCGGCCCGCCGCGCGCGCCGCCGCGGCATCGGGCTTCGCGGACGGCGATGCCAGCCTCGCGCTCGCCGAGCTCGAGGAGGCGACCGGCCTCGCGTACTTCGAGATCGACGCCGGGACGCGCGCGCTCCGCTGGTCGAGCGCGCTCGCCTCGATCGTGGCCGTCGACGCGCCGCGCGATGCGGTCGGCCTCGACGACTTCCTCGCGCTCGTCGTTCCGGACGACCGCGTCGGGCTCGAGCGCGCGCTCGAGCGCGCGCTCGCCGAGGGTGCGAGCGTCGCGGCCTGCTTCCGCGTGGCGGCGGCGGGCGGTGCGACGGTCGAGCTGCGCGCGCGCGGCTCCGCCCTCGGCGCCGCGGGCGCGCGCCGCGTCGTGTGCGTGCTCGAGGACGTGTCGACCCTCGCCGGCGCGCTGCGCGACGCCGAGGCGCGCGCGACGCGCGACGCGCTCACCGGGCTCGGCAACCGAAGCTTCTTCCGCGAGCGCGCCGAGCTCGCGCTGCGCATCGCGCGCGCGAAGGGCCGGCGCATGGCGGTCGTCTTCCTCGACGTCGACCGCTTCAAGCGCGTCAACGACAGCCTCGGGCACGGCGCGGGCGACGTGCTGCTCCGCACGCTCGCCGAGCGGCTGCACGCGCGCGTGCGGAGCTCCGACATCGTGCTCCGCGACCCCGAGGACACGGTCGTCTCGCGCCTCGGCGGCGACGAGTTCACGATCCTGCTGACCGACGTGCACGACGGCGAGGCCACCGAGCGCGTGGTCGGGCGCGTGCTGCGCGCGGTCGCCGCGCCCGTGTCGCTCGGCGACCAGTCGCTCTCGGTCACGATGAGCGCGGGCGTCGCGGTCTTCCCGGACGACGGCGAGGACATCGACGCGCTGCTGCAGCGCGCCGACACGGCGCTCTACCAGGCGAAGGCGAAGGGCGGGAACGCCTACCAGTTCTTCTCGCCGCGCATGGAGGCGCAGGTCCGACGGCGCCTCGCGCTCGAGAACCGGCTCCACCGCGCGCTCGAGCAGCGGCAGATCGGCGTCTGCTACCAGCCGCGCGTCGCGTATCCGAGCGGCCGCGCGGTGGCGGCCGAAGCGCTCCTGCGCTGGGACGACGAAGAGCTCGGCGCGGTGCCGCCCGCCGAGCTCGTGCACGTCGCCGAGGAGTCGGGCCAGATCGTCGCGCTCGGGCGCTACGTGCTCGAGCGCGCGTGTCGCGAGGCGCATCGCTGGCAGGCGGAGGGCCGGTCGATCGAGCGCGTCGCCGTGAACGTCTCGCCCGTCCAGTTCGCGCGCGACGACATCTGCGAAGCCGTGTTCACGACGCTCAAGGAGACGGGGCTCTCGCCGGACGCGCTCGAGCTCGAGATCACGGAGACCGCGCTCCTGCGCGACGAGGTCGGCGTCTCGCTCGCGCTCGAGGAGCTCCGCTCGACGGGCGTGCGGATCGCGCTCGACGACTTCGGCACGGGCTACTCGGCGCTCACGCTCCTCACGCGCGTGCCGCTCGACATGCTGAAGCTCGACCGCGGCTTCCTGCGCAACGCCGACCCCAACACGCCCGAGGCGCGACTCGTCACGACGATGGTCGAGATGGCGCACGCGCTGCGGCTCACGCCGGTGGCGGAGGGCGTCGAGTCGCTCGCGCAGGCCCAGATGCTCGCGGCGACCGGGTGTCGCGAGATGCAGGGCTACGCGTTCTCGCCGCCGGTCACGGCCTCGCTCCTCCGCTCCCACTACGCCTGCGACTAACGTCGCGCGCGGCGAACCCCGCTGCGGCATGCGCGCTCGGCCGTCCGCGCGCGGGCCGCGCGCGCCCGGACGCGTGCGCGGCCGGCGTGTAGACTGCGCCGCCGGGCGCGGGATCCCGGCCATCGGCGCCGGGCGCGAGGCGCTCGGCTACCGGCGCCGGGCGCGAGGTGCTCGGCGCGAGGCGCAGGAGGCGAGGCGATGCGGCGAGGCGAGGGCGCGGACGAGCGGCGGGCATCGCGCCGATCCCCAGTGCGGAGAGCGCGCGCCGTCGGCCTCGCGGTCGCGCTCGCGTGCGCCGCGCTCGCGGGCCCCGGCGCGCGGGCCGACGCGCCGGCCACGCCGTCCGCGCCCGCGGCATCGGACGCCGCGCCCGCGGCGCCCGACGCCGCGCCCGCCCGCCGCATCGCGTTCAGCGCGGAGATCACGATCCGCGGCGTGCCGGAGGGCGCGGGCCCGGTCGACGTCTGGGTGCCGATTCCCGTGAACGACGAGCGCCAGGGGGTCGAGTCGTACTCGGTGCGCTCGGGCATGCCGGGGCGCGTCGTGCGCGACGCGCGCGGCAACCGCTTCTGGCACGGGCGCGCCGGCGCCGCGCCCGAGCTCCCCATGGAGATCACGCTCGAGGCGGTCGTCGCGCGCCGCGCCGTCGGCGCGCCGCCCGCGCGCGCGCTCAGCGGACGACGAACGGGCGGCGCGCGCGCGGCTCGCCTCGCCGTCCGACGGCATCCCCTCCGATGCCGCCGCGCTCGCGCCGTCGTCGCCGCGCTTCACGAGCGCGCGGGCAGCGAGCGGCCGCTCGCGCTCGCGCGCGCGGCGCGCGACTGGGTCGCCGAGCACGTCGCCGCCGGCGACGGCGCGGCGGACGCGTGCGCGGGCGACGCGCTCGCGGCACTGGCCGGGCGGCGCAGCGGCCCGGGCGACGCCGCCGCGCTCGAGGCGGCGCTCGTGCGCGCGGCCGGCGTGCCCGCTCGCATCGCGGTCGGGCTCGCGGTGCCGACGGGCGTCGCGAAGGGCGAGGCGAGCGAGCGGCGCACGTGGGTCGAGGTGCTCGCGCCCGAGGCGGGCTGGGTTCCGCTCGACGCGCTCGCGGCCGGCGCCGACGCGCTCGCCGGCGCGGCGCCCGGGGCCGCGTTCGACCGCCTGCACGTGACGACGGGCTGCGGCCTCGTGCTCGGCGACGGCCAGCGCGACGCGCGCCCGCTCCCGTCGGTCGCGACGACCTACGTCGAGGTCGACGGCCGGCGCGTCGACGGCGGCGTCGAGACGCACTTCCCGTTCGCGGACCTCGCGACCGCGCAGCTCCTCGGCCCGTAGCGGCGCGCGCTGCGGCGCCGGCGTGCAGGTCGCCTACCGAGTCAGCGCGTCGAGCCCCTGTCGCGCGGGGCGATCGCCGGCGTAGGCCGTCTCGGCGACGCGCGCGTCGCCGAGCACCGCGCCCGGGCTGCGGCCGTCGACGTGGCCCATGATGCCCTTGTACAGGTTCATGCCGAGCAGCTCGAGCAGCCGCTCGGGCATGCGCGCGAGCGCGTCGCGCGGCACGCCCAGGTAGTGGTTCTGCTGCGTGCGCATCCATCCGTGGCAGTACTGGACGTTGACGCCGAGGCGCCAGTCGTCGGCCGTCGTGTTCGCGCCGCCGCCGTGCCAGAGCGCGGCGTCGAAGATCATCACCGTGCCCGCCTCCATCTCGGCGGGAAGCGTGTCGTAGGCGGTGCCGAAGTCGGGCATCGCGCTCGCGCGGTGCGTTCCCGGCACGTAGCGCGTCGCGCCGTTCGCATCCGTGAAGTCGGTGAGTGCCCACATCGCGACGCACATGAGCGGCGGGTGCGGACGCGGGACGGTGGCGCACACGTCGTCGGGGTGGAGCGGCTGCGGGCGCTCGCCCGGGCCGATGTCGATCGCGGTCATGCCCGAGAGCAGGCAGCCCGGGTCGAGCACGCGCTCGACCACCGGCAGCACGTGGTCGTGGATGGGCATGCGCGCGAAGACGTCGGCCTTGGCGAGCAGGTTGTAGTTGCGCCGCGTCGCGTAGCCCTCGGCCGGGTTGCCCTTCGGCGCCGTGCCGAGCGCGCGCGCGACCGACCGGATCGTGTCGCGCAGCTCCGCGACGAGCGCGGGCTCGATCGCGCCCTCCACGAACGTGAAGCCCTGGTCGGCGATCTCGCCGACGTGCCGCTCGAGGCGTCGCTCGTCCATCGCTCGCTCTCCTCGCGATCGCGCGGGCCGCGATCCTACACGTACTGTGCGAAGCCGCGCGGATGCGCGCGCTTGTAGCGCCGCCATGCCGTGCACAGCGGGTAGAGCGCGACCAGCGCGGCGGCCGTCGCCGCGTAGGCGCTGCCGAGCCCGCGCTGCCCGACGTTCCCCGTCAGTGCGACGGCGACGACCATCAGCCCGACGAAGTGCAGCATGTAGAAGAAGAGCGCCGTCTCGCCGTAGACGCGCAGCGGGTTGCGCGGCGACGCGAAGGCCGCGCCCGCGCGCAGCCGCGCCTCGAGCGCGAGGAAGCCGCCGAGCGCCACCGCCATGAGTCCGAGCTCGAGCGCCGCGTAGGCGAGCGCCGGTGGGTACTTGCTCACGTGGAGCCACTGCGCGAGCGAGCCGTCGTCGCGGTGGAGGCCCATGTTGCCGTAGCCGTCGAGGCCGCGGACGAGCGCGAAGAGCGCGAGCGCGGCGACGCCCGCCGCGGCGCAGCGCGGCGCGAAGCGTCGGGCGACGCCGCGCGCGTCGCGCGCCGCACCGGCGGCGAGCAGTGCGCGCCCGAAGCCCCAGCCGAGCATCATCAT
This genomic interval from Myxococcota bacterium contains the following:
- a CDS encoding EAL domain-containing protein, which codes for MHPAAAFDDPSAPLRVSLHGAGPRALRVRAALERHGLEVAAGGDAAGKSRAHVVVAEIAGDEEACAAAELVAAAHPGAPTLLVPTEDAEPVAGGRGYDVVAPLVDVVALFLLAACRPAARAAAASGFADGDASLALAELEEATGLAYFEIDAGTRALRWSSALASIVAVDAPRDAVGLDDFLALVVPDDRVGLERALERALAEGASVAACFRVAAAGGATVELRARGSALGAAGARRVVCVLEDVSTLAGALRDAEARATRDALTGLGNRSFFRERAELALRIARAKGRRMAVVFLDVDRFKRVNDSLGHGAGDVLLRTLAERLHARVRSSDIVLRDPEDTVVSRLGGDEFTILLTDVHDGEATERVVGRVLRAVAAPVSLGDQSLSVTMSAGVAVFPDDGEDIDALLQRADTALYQAKAKGGNAYQFFSPRMEAQVRRRLALENRLHRALEQRQIGVCYQPRVAYPSGRAVAAEALLRWDDEELGAVPPAELVHVAEESGQIVALGRYVLERACREAHRWQAEGRSIERVAVNVSPVQFARDDICEAVFTTLKETGLSPDALELEITETALLRDEVGVSLALEELRSTGVRIALDDFGTGYSALTLLTRVPLDMLKLDRGFLRNADPNTPEARLVTTMVEMAHALRLTPVAEGVESLAQAQMLAATGCREMQGYAFSPPVTASLLRSHYACD
- a CDS encoding transglutaminase domain-containing protein → MRRARAVGLAVALACAALAGPGARADAPATPSAPAASDAAPAAPDAAPARRIAFSAEITIRGVPEGAGPVDVWVPIPVNDERQGVESYSVRSGMPGRVVRDARGNRFWHGRAGAAPELPMEITLEAVVARRAVGAPPARALSGRRTGGARAARLAVRRHPLRCRRARAVVAALHERAGSERPLALARAARDWVAEHVAAGDGAADACAGDALAALAGRRSGPGDAAALEAALVRAAGVPARIAVGLAVPTGVAKGEASERRTWVEVLAPEAGWVPLDALAAGADALAGAAPGAAFDRLHVTTGCGLVLGDGQRDARPLPSVATTYVEVDGRRVDGGVETHFPFADLATAQLLGP
- a CDS encoding phytanoyl-CoA dioxygenase family protein gives rise to the protein MDERRLERHVGEIADQGFTFVEGAIEPALVAELRDTIRSVARALGTAPKGNPAEGYATRRNYNLLAKADVFARMPIHDHVLPVVERVLDPGCLLSGMTAIDIGPGERPQPLHPDDVCATVPRPHPPLMCVAMWALTDFTDANGATRYVPGTHRASAMPDFGTAYDTLPAEMEAGTVMIFDAALWHGGGANTTADDWRLGVNVQYCHGWMRTQQNHYLGVPRDALARMPERLLELLGMNLYKGIMGHVDGRSPGAVLGDARVAETAYAGDRPARQGLDALTR